The Nostoc sp. 'Lobaria pulmonaria (5183) cyanobiont' genome window below encodes:
- a CDS encoding DUF4349 domain-containing protein: MYASSKLPRTSALFVSALLGGVIFTSCASSHQSGNQALPPIAANGAVNQLPARENSLSQKAEALPIARSRPQLIKKAAISLTVNSVDRTIDAVSQIINQQQGDLIGLKQQQPKNDNPRYTATIQLRIPENRLEPTLEKLAKLGTVGSRNITAEDVGDRLVDFQARLTNLQRTEANLQKIMDRAGSVRDVLSVAQELSNVRQTIEQIDAQLKSLQNQVAYSTITLNLEAAVSSTSPQPALGLQVQETWNNSTHSLRAFSVGLLKLGIWLIVYSPYLLIFAALVYGFRRWRRTHSPRLTQTPESTSSE, from the coding sequence GCCTCTTCCCATCAGTCAGGAAATCAGGCTTTACCTCCAATTGCAGCCAATGGCGCGGTAAATCAATTACCTGCTCGTGAAAACAGTCTTTCCCAAAAGGCGGAAGCTTTACCAATAGCGCGTTCTCGTCCTCAACTCATCAAAAAGGCAGCAATTTCTTTGACTGTCAACTCTGTAGATCGGACTATCGATGCCGTTTCGCAAATTATCAATCAACAGCAAGGGGATTTAATTGGGTTGAAACAACAACAACCCAAAAACGACAACCCGCGTTACACAGCAACAATCCAATTGCGGATACCAGAGAATCGGCTAGAACCTACTTTAGAAAAACTAGCTAAATTGGGCACTGTCGGTAGTCGTAATATCACAGCGGAAGATGTGGGCGATCGCCTGGTGGATTTTCAAGCTAGATTAACGAATTTGCAAAGAACTGAAGCCAATTTGCAAAAAATTATGGATCGGGCGGGTTCTGTGAGAGATGTGCTTAGTGTTGCCCAAGAACTGAGTAATGTGCGACAAACAATAGAACAAATTGATGCCCAACTCAAAAGCTTACAAAATCAAGTTGCATATTCCACTATTACGCTCAACCTAGAAGCAGCAGTTTCTAGCACCAGTCCCCAACCTGCCTTGGGTTTGCAAGTTCAGGAAACTTGGAACAACTCTACCCATTCTTTGAGGGCATTTTCCGTTGGCTTACTCAAACTGGGTATTTGGTTAATTGTTTACAGTCCCTATTTGTTAATTTTTGCTGCTCTTGTCTATGGCTTTAGACGTTGGCGGCGAACTCATTCACCACGTTTGACACAAACACCAGAGTCAACTAGTTCTGAGTAA
- a CDS encoding NAD(P)/FAD-dependent oxidoreductase, producing MVNSLDNNPPHKVVIVGGGFGGLYAAKTLAKAAVNVTLIDKRNFHLFQPLLYQVATGALSPADISSPLRSVLSKSKNTKVLLGEVNNIDPEAQNVIVGDEAIAYDTLIVATGAKHSYFGKDNWEEFAPGLKTVEDAIEMRSRIFTAFEAAEKETDPEKRRAWLTFVIVGGGPTGVELAGAIAELANQTLKEDFRNIDTSEASILLLEGLDRILPPFAPELSQEAEASLTRLGVVVQTKTLVTNIENDVVTLKQGDEVKEIASKTVLWAAGVKASAMGKVLAEHTGAECDRVGRVIVEPDLSIKGHPNIFVIGDLANFSHQNGKPLPGVAPVAKQQGEYVAELVQKRLVGNSLPPFAYVDYGSLAMIGHNSAVVDLGFIKLKGFVAWLFWLLIHIYFLIEFNNKLVVMIQWAWNYFTRNRGARLITGQESITQFVISDRNSYSADNKQPINV from the coding sequence ATGGTAAATTCACTTGACAATAATCCACCCCATAAAGTAGTAATTGTTGGCGGTGGTTTTGGTGGACTTTATGCAGCAAAAACACTGGCCAAAGCGGCAGTAAACGTTACTCTGATTGATAAACGTAACTTTCATCTATTTCAACCCCTTTTATATCAAGTCGCCACAGGTGCGCTATCTCCCGCTGATATTTCTTCACCCTTGCGTTCTGTCCTCAGCAAGAGCAAGAATACGAAAGTGCTACTGGGAGAGGTGAATAATATCGATCCAGAAGCGCAAAACGTGATTGTGGGCGACGAAGCAATAGCTTACGATACGTTAATTGTCGCCACAGGTGCGAAGCATTCTTACTTTGGCAAAGACAACTGGGAAGAATTCGCCCCAGGCTTGAAAACAGTAGAAGATGCTATAGAAATGCGTAGCCGGATTTTTACGGCGTTTGAAGCCGCAGAAAAAGAAACCGATCCAGAAAAACGCCGGGCTTGGTTAACCTTTGTAATTGTGGGTGGTGGCCCCACTGGTGTAGAGTTAGCTGGTGCGATCGCAGAATTGGCAAACCAAACTCTCAAAGAAGATTTCCGCAACATCGACACATCGGAAGCCAGCATTTTGCTATTAGAAGGTTTGGATCGGATTCTGCCACCTTTTGCACCAGAGTTATCACAAGAAGCGGAAGCATCTCTAACGCGCTTGGGTGTGGTTGTGCAGACAAAAACATTGGTAACAAATATTGAGAATGATGTTGTTACCCTCAAACAAGGCGATGAAGTTAAAGAAATTGCCTCAAAAACGGTATTATGGGCAGCAGGTGTGAAAGCTTCAGCAATGGGAAAAGTCCTAGCAGAACACACAGGTGCTGAGTGCGATCGCGTTGGACGCGTTATTGTCGAACCTGACTTGAGTATTAAGGGACATCCCAATATTTTTGTAATTGGCGACTTAGCAAATTTTTCTCATCAAAATGGTAAGCCGCTACCTGGTGTTGCACCTGTAGCGAAGCAACAAGGTGAATATGTAGCAGAACTAGTCCAAAAGCGGCTTGTAGGTAACAGTTTGCCACCCTTTGCTTATGTTGATTACGGTAGTTTAGCGATGATTGGGCACAATTCTGCTGTAGTAGATTTGGGCTTTATTAAGCTGAAAGGTTTCGTTGCCTGGCTGTTTTGGCTGTTGATTCACATCTACTTCTTAATTGAATTTAACAACAAATTAGTAGTAATGATTCAGTGGGCATGGAACTATTTCACCCGTAATCGGGGAGCAAGATTGATTACAGGCCAGGAATCAATCACGCAGTTCGTAATTAGCGATCGCAATAGTTATTCAGCCGATAATAAACAGCCGATAAATGTCTAA
- a CDS encoding LL-diaminopimelate aminotransferase: MATINDNYLKLKAGYLFPEIARRVNTFAEANPDAKVIRLGIGDVTEPLPEACRAAMIKAVEEMGDRNTFKGYGPEQGYAWLREKIATQDFQARGADIDASEIFISDGSKCDTGNILEIFGHDNLIAVTDPVYPVYVDTNVMVGNTGDANDKGEFEGLVYLPITADNNFTAEIPSKKVDLIYLCFPNNPTGATATKEYLKTWVDYAKANNSIIFFDAAYEAYITDPSIPHSIYEIEGAREVAIEFRSFSKNAGFTGTRCALTVVPKTLTAKAADGSDVELWKLWNRRQSTKFNGVSYIVQRGAEAVYSEEGQAQIKGLVSFYLENAKIIREKLTAAGLAVYGGVNAPYVWVKTPNGLSSWEFFDKLLQTVNVVGTPGSGFGAAGEGYFRISAFNSRENVEEAMKRIAEKFKV, encoded by the coding sequence ATGGCAACTATTAACGACAACTACCTGAAGCTAAAAGCGGGTTATCTGTTTCCAGAAATTGCTAGGCGGGTGAATACCTTTGCAGAAGCGAATCCTGATGCTAAGGTGATCCGGCTGGGCATTGGTGATGTTACCGAACCTCTGCCGGAGGCTTGCCGCGCAGCTATGATTAAAGCTGTGGAAGAAATGGGCGATCGCAATACCTTCAAAGGCTACGGCCCAGAGCAAGGCTACGCCTGGTTGCGGGAGAAAATTGCTACTCAAGATTTCCAAGCGCGGGGAGCTGATATAGATGCTTCCGAAATCTTTATCTCCGACGGTTCCAAGTGCGACACGGGCAACATTCTGGAAATCTTTGGTCATGACAATCTAATTGCCGTTACTGACCCAGTTTACCCCGTGTATGTAGACACTAACGTTATGGTGGGAAATACTGGGGATGCCAACGATAAAGGCGAATTTGAGGGTTTAGTCTATCTGCCAATTACAGCTGATAACAACTTCACCGCCGAGATTCCCTCAAAGAAAGTCGATTTAATTTATCTCTGCTTTCCCAATAACCCCACTGGCGCAACTGCTACTAAGGAATATCTCAAGACATGGGTGGACTATGCCAAAGCTAATAACTCGATTATTTTCTTTGATGCAGCCTACGAAGCTTATATCACCGATCCGTCGATTCCCCACTCAATTTATGAAATTGAAGGTGCAAGAGAAGTTGCGATCGAATTTCGTTCTTTCTCCAAGAATGCAGGTTTTACAGGAACCCGTTGCGCGTTAACTGTAGTACCGAAGACACTCACAGCAAAAGCCGCCGATGGTTCCGATGTGGAACTATGGAAACTGTGGAATCGTCGCCAGTCCACCAAATTTAATGGCGTTTCTTACATCGTCCAACGGGGAGCCGAAGCGGTTTACTCTGAAGAAGGACAAGCACAAATCAAAGGGTTGGTGAGTTTCTATCTAGAAAACGCCAAAATTATCCGCGAAAAACTCACAGCCGCCGGATTAGCGGTGTATGGTGGCGTGAATGCACCTTATGTTTGGGTAAAAACTCCTAATGGTTTATCCAGTTGGGAATTCTTTGATAAGTTGCTACAAACTGTCAACGTGGTGGGAACACCTGGTTCTGGCTTTGGTGCTGCGGGTGAGGGTTACTTCCGCATTTCGGCGTTTAACAGCCGGGAGAATGTGGAAGAGGCGATGAAGCGGATTGCTGAGAAGTTTAAGGTGTAG
- a CDS encoding voltage-gated chloride channel family protein: MKRFRQSEPFIALPHLIKWLPISFVVGILAGTASAALLASLEWATDWRESHRWIIALLPLGGFLSGWIYHQFGQTVEAGNNLLLEEIHNPKKVIPFRMAPLVLLGTDLTHFFGGSAGREGTALQMGASLADQLTKILHFQGANRRILLTAGISGGFASVFGTPLAGTVFGLEVLAIGKINYDALFPSLIAAIVGNQVTLLLGLHHTAYRHAPSTPPLTIWGLISAIIAGAVFGIVARFFAQVTHKISHFFKAKISYPPMRPLIGGAIIAAIVGLSGTTKYIGLGIPTIVDSFSTQLPPWDFAAKFGMTALTLGAGFKGGEVTPLFFIGATLGNALSLLLALPAPLLAGMGFVGVFAGAANTPLASTLMGIELFGLESGVFVAIGCIVSYLFSGHSGIYTSQRIGLSKYSSVYLEEGLTLGTYGQPKVEPKIDLPDDGEEGGSNSQE, from the coding sequence ATGAAACGCTTTCGTCAGTCTGAACCGTTTATAGCCTTACCCCATCTAATTAAGTGGTTGCCTATTTCCTTTGTAGTTGGCATTCTTGCTGGAACTGCCTCCGCGGCTCTTTTAGCATCATTGGAATGGGCAACTGATTGGCGAGAATCGCATCGATGGATTATCGCCTTGCTTCCCCTTGGCGGCTTCTTGAGTGGTTGGATTTATCATCAATTTGGTCAGACTGTAGAAGCTGGAAATAACCTTTTACTGGAAGAAATTCATAACCCCAAAAAGGTTATTCCTTTTCGTATGGCTCCTCTTGTTTTACTAGGAACAGACCTTACACATTTTTTTGGTGGTTCAGCCGGTCGTGAAGGTACAGCATTACAAATGGGTGCTTCTTTGGCAGACCAGTTAACTAAAATATTGCATTTTCAAGGGGCTAATCGGCGAATTTTGTTAACAGCAGGTATCAGTGGAGGATTCGCTTCAGTTTTCGGTACTCCCTTAGCTGGAACTGTATTTGGTTTGGAAGTTTTAGCGATTGGTAAAATTAATTATGACGCTCTTTTCCCTTCTTTAATTGCTGCGATCGTAGGAAATCAAGTAACTTTACTATTAGGTTTACATCATACCGCATACCGACACGCTCCCTCTACACCGCCGCTCACAATTTGGGGGCTGATTTCTGCCATTATCGCAGGTGCAGTTTTTGGAATTGTAGCGAGATTCTTTGCTCAAGTAACTCACAAAATTAGTCACTTCTTTAAAGCAAAGATATCTTATCCTCCAATGCGTCCTTTAATAGGCGGTGCGATCATTGCAGCAATTGTTGGGTTAAGTGGTACAACTAAGTATATTGGACTTGGTATCCCTACTATCGTTGATTCTTTCTCCACTCAGCTACCTCCTTGGGATTTTGCAGCAAAATTTGGTATGACTGCTCTAACTTTAGGAGCCGGTTTTAAGGGAGGAGAAGTGACACCTTTGTTTTTTATTGGTGCAACTTTAGGTAATGCTTTGTCGTTGCTTTTAGCATTACCTGCACCACTGTTAGCAGGAATGGGATTTGTGGGTGTGTTTGCAGGTGCAGCAAATACACCTTTAGCATCGACTCTAATGGGAATAGAACTATTTGGTCTAGAATCCGGGGTATTTGTTGCTATTGGCTGTATAGTGAGCTACCTATTTTCAGGTCATTCTGGAATTTATACTTCACAGCGTATTGGATTGAGTAAGTACTCTTCTGTATATCTGGAAGAAGGACTGACTTTGGGTACTTATGGGCAACCAAAAGTTGAGCCAAAAATTGATTTACCTGATGATGGCGAAGAAGGCGGAAGTAATTCTCAGGAATAA
- a CDS encoding zinc metalloprotease HtpX, translating to MTNQLKTAVLLAALSGLLIAISYWVIGGSTGLIIGIGLAAVTNLFSWYQSDKIALAVYQAQPVSEREAPGLYRIVQRLSDRANIPMPKVYIVPSQGANAFATGRDPEHAAVAVTKGILNILPDDELEGVIAHELTHIINRDTLTQAVAATVAGAISFLAQMVSYSLWFGGGSRDDNRRGNPIGVLLTVMLAPVAATIIQLAISRTREFSADAGSARLTGNPRALARALQRLEASAKQMPLNANPAYEPLLIINSISGQFLGNLFSSHPATEMRVAALLKLEQQLPTKTY from the coding sequence ATGACAAATCAATTGAAAACGGCTGTTTTGCTAGCTGCGCTAAGTGGTCTTTTGATTGCAATAAGTTACTGGGTAATTGGCGGTTCTACTGGCTTGATTATCGGGATTGGCTTGGCAGCAGTAACAAACTTGTTTTCCTGGTATCAATCAGATAAGATTGCGCTGGCAGTATACCAAGCCCAGCCTGTAAGTGAAAGGGAAGCACCAGGGCTTTATCGGATAGTGCAGAGATTGAGCGATCGCGCTAACATTCCCATGCCTAAAGTTTACATCGTTCCAAGCCAAGGTGCTAACGCTTTCGCTACAGGGCGCGATCCAGAACACGCTGCGGTGGCTGTCACTAAAGGTATTTTAAATATATTGCCAGACGATGAACTCGAAGGTGTTATCGCCCACGAGCTAACCCATATTATTAATCGTGACACTCTCACCCAAGCTGTTGCTGCTACTGTGGCTGGTGCGATCTCATTCTTAGCCCAAATGGTTAGTTACAGCCTATGGTTTGGCGGTGGTTCACGAGATGACAACAGACGTGGAAATCCAATAGGAGTTTTATTAACTGTCATGCTGGCGCCAGTGGCTGCAACAATCATTCAGCTAGCTATTTCGCGCACACGAGAATTTTCTGCTGATGCAGGTTCTGCTAGATTAACTGGTAATCCCCGCGCCTTAGCTAGGGCATTGCAACGCTTAGAAGCTTCAGCAAAGCAGATGCCTTTAAATGCTAATCCAGCTTATGAGCCGTTATTAATTATCAATTCCATCTCTGGACAGTTTTTGGGTAACTTATTCTCCAGTCACCCTGCTACAGAAATGCGAGTTGCAGCATTGCTGAAATTAGAGCAACAATTGCCAACAAAAACTTATTAA
- a CDS encoding Rieske (2Fe-2S) protein, which yields MTQIFEEATKTDDYIRVAQLAEVQAAGSLLVHKEKHTIALFYSNNTVYAIDNRCPHMGFPLQGSTCKDGIVTCPWHYARFDLASGGTFDSWADDVPCFPVEIRDGEVWINLAPPVNPYAHHRQRLLDGLEQNISLVIAKSTLALLDIGVNPTEPFLMGLEFGTRYNKAGWSSGLTIHTCMMNLLPYLDVEDKPRALFHGLSAVANDSAGAPPEFVVHPLPNSKVDFATLKNWFRQFIQVRDAEAAQRCLVSAVRSGANSKQIADILFCAATDRRYLDVGHTLDFINKALEALDTIAWQAAESILASLVSGLANASRMEESNSWRYPVDLVAILESAFEQLPTVLSVGKSRQGNWSQTDELIPILLGEDPQAIADSLLNALKAGCTEEQLAGVVTYTAALRVARFHTNNDFGDWNSAHHPFTFANAVHQALRRVPTVELLRGVFDAAMSVYLNRFLNVPPARLPEPKDIVENPEQLLQQLPDLLNHQQQVNQTGQLVANYLYSGGSAERLMAKLGKLMLRENRDFHVIQEIEAAFRQYSFLGQTSAGIHILVAASRYLAAHSPTMRSQGQTYQIAERLHQGARLFEES from the coding sequence ATGACTCAAATATTTGAAGAGGCGACGAAAACAGACGATTATATCCGTGTTGCTCAGCTTGCAGAAGTTCAGGCAGCAGGTAGTTTGTTAGTCCACAAGGAAAAGCATACGATTGCTTTGTTTTACTCAAATAATACAGTTTACGCAATTGATAACCGTTGTCCTCACATGGGCTTTCCTTTACAAGGAAGCACTTGCAAAGATGGTATTGTTACCTGTCCTTGGCATTATGCCCGCTTTGATCTTGCTAGTGGTGGAACGTTTGACTCGTGGGCAGATGATGTTCCTTGTTTCCCGGTAGAAATCCGTGATGGTGAAGTTTGGATAAATTTAGCACCACCAGTTAACCCTTATGCTCACCACCGCCAACGTCTGCTAGACGGTTTAGAGCAGAATATTTCTTTAGTGATTGCAAAATCAACGCTGGCACTTTTAGATATAGGAGTGAACCCGACAGAACCATTTCTCATGGGGCTAGAATTTGGCACTCGTTATAACAAAGCGGGTTGGAGTTCAGGTTTGACTATCCATACCTGTATGATGAATCTACTACCTTATCTTGATGTAGAAGACAAACCTCGTGCTTTATTTCACGGACTGTCGGCAGTAGCTAATGATAGTGCAGGTGCGCCACCAGAGTTTGTCGTTCATCCATTACCCAACTCGAAAGTAGATTTTGCGACTCTCAAAAACTGGTTTCGCCAATTTATTCAGGTACGGGATGCTGAAGCAGCACAAAGATGTTTAGTATCTGCTGTTCGTTCAGGAGCTAATTCAAAGCAAATAGCAGATATACTGTTCTGTGCTGCCACGGATCGTCGCTATCTTGATGTTGGGCATACGCTTGATTTTATCAATAAAGCATTAGAAGCACTTGATACTATAGCTTGGCAAGCAGCAGAATCAATTCTGGCTAGCCTAGTTTCGGGTTTAGCCAATGCTTCGCGGATGGAAGAATCCAATTCCTGGCGCTATCCTGTAGATTTGGTGGCAATATTAGAGTCGGCTTTTGAGCAATTACCGACTGTATTAAGTGTAGGAAAATCTCGACAAGGAAATTGGTCACAAACAGATGAACTAATACCAATTTTATTGGGTGAAGACCCACAAGCGATCGCAGACTCGCTATTGAATGCACTGAAAGCAGGTTGTACTGAAGAACAATTAGCTGGTGTAGTTACTTATACAGCAGCATTACGAGTAGCTCGTTTCCACACTAATAATGACTTTGGAGATTGGAATTCAGCCCACCATCCATTTACGTTTGCAAATGCCGTACATCAAGCTTTACGAAGAGTACCAACAGTCGAACTACTAAGAGGTGTGTTTGATGCGGCGATGAGTGTATATTTAAATCGTTTTTTGAATGTCCCCCCAGCACGGCTACCAGAACCCAAAGACATCGTGGAAAATCCCGAACAATTACTCCAGCAGCTACCAGATTTATTAAACCATCAGCAGCAAGTAAACCAGACAGGGCAATTAGTTGCTAATTATTTATACAGTGGTGGTAGTGCTGAAAGACTGATGGCAAAATTAGGGAAATTGATGCTGCGAGAAAACCGTGATTTTCATGTCATTCAAGAAATAGAAGCCGCTTTTCGTCAGTATTCTTTCCTCGGTCAAACTTCGGCTGGAATTCATATACTAGTGGCTGCATCTCGGTATTTAGCCGCTCATTCTCCGACAATGCGATCTCAAGGACAAACTTATCAAATTGCGGAACGTTTACATCAAGGTGCTCGCTTATTTGAAGAATCGTGA
- a CDS encoding type II toxin-antitoxin system HicB family antitoxin produces the protein MSDYVDRAIAQAIYDKLEDGTFAGRIPVCKGVIAFASTLRECEDELRSTLEDWILLGLKLGHSLPVIDNIDLNKEPTLEPMDTL, from the coding sequence TTGAGCGACTATGTTGATCGAGCGATCGCTCAGGCAATTTATGACAAGTTAGAAGATGGTACATTTGCAGGTAGAATTCCTGTTTGCAAAGGAGTGATAGCTTTTGCATCAACTTTGCGCGAATGTGAGGATGAATTACGCTCAACACTGGAAGACTGGATTTTGCTTGGGCTAAAGCTGGGACATTCTCTACCAGTAATTGATAATATTGACCTCAACAAGGAGCCGACTCTTGAGCCGATGGATACCCTGTAA
- a CDS encoding NB-ARC domain-containing protein — protein sequence MKFVGREAELQNLHEMLQENNQVAIAAIAGMGGLGKTELALQYAMAHRENYKGGICWLLAKARDVGIQVVSLPERNLT from the coding sequence GTGAAGTTTGTTGGACGTGAGGCTGAACTTCAAAACCTGCATGAGATGTTGCAGGAAAATAATCAAGTAGCCATTGCTGCGATCGCTGGCATGGGTGGACTGGGTAAAACAGAACTGGCCTTACAATATGCAATGGCTCACCGTGAAAACTACAAGGGTGGAATTTGCTGGTTGCTGGCAAAGGCTAGAGATGTGGGTATTCAAGTTGTGAGTTTGCCAGAACGCAACTTGACTTAA
- a CDS encoding PD-(D/E)XK nuclease family protein gives MQFNTQLLPRINATSKRENGKQYYVDAKGNRFPSVTTILNATKSQADRDRLLNWKARVGAEEATRITTSASRRGTQTHKQIERYLLGQNPVCPEASRPYWESIKPVLEQIDTVRLVEGSVFHHDLSYSGKVDCIASYQGIPCICEWKTADKPKGSIEHLYEHPLQLTAYIGAANEYYQDYGIQLKHALLVVAIPEMPAEVFWFESAVIKDYWEQWEKRVAQFWERKSVWG, from the coding sequence ATGCAATTTAATACCCAACTGCTACCACGCATTAATGCCACATCCAAGAGAGAAAATGGTAAACAATATTATGTAGATGCCAAGGGAAATCGCTTTCCCAGCGTGACTACAATACTTAATGCCACCAAATCACAAGCAGACCGAGACAGATTATTAAACTGGAAAGCGCGTGTTGGCGCAGAAGAAGCTACCCGCATTACTACATCTGCTAGTCGTCGGGGAACCCAAACACACAAGCAAATTGAGCGCTACCTCCTTGGTCAAAACCCTGTTTGTCCCGAAGCAAGTCGCCCTTATTGGGAGAGTATCAAGCCAGTTTTAGAACAAATCGACACAGTTAGACTGGTGGAAGGCTCTGTTTTTCATCATGATTTGAGTTATTCTGGCAAAGTTGATTGTATTGCCAGCTATCAAGGTATTCCCTGTATTTGCGAGTGGAAAACAGCAGACAAACCCAAAGGCTCAATTGAGCATTTATATGAACATCCACTGCAACTTACGGCATACATAGGAGCAGCTAACGAGTATTATCAAGATTATGGCATTCAGCTAAAGCACGCTCTGTTGGTAGTAGCGATTCCAGAAATGCCAGCTGAGGTATTTTGGTTTGAATCAGCAGTTATCAAAGATTATTGGGAGCAGTGGGAAAAAAGAGTCGCCCAGTTTTGGGAACGCAAAAGTGTTTGGGGTTAA